One genomic window of Solanum dulcamara chromosome 10, daSolDulc1.2, whole genome shotgun sequence includes the following:
- the LOC129870611 gene encoding probable xyloglucan endotransglucosylase/hydrolase protein 26 translates to MGKIIDFTSLALMIIATIVFHSYLVNGMTSSSMYVNWGAHHCKLLGDDLQLVLDKSAGSGAQSKRSFLFGSFEMLIKLVPNNSAGTVTTYYLSSTGTKHDEIDFEFLGNISGQPYIIHTNIYTQGVGNREQQFYPWFDPTADFHNYTIHWNPNTVIWYIDGIPIRVFRNYQAKGIPFPNQQGMRVYTSLWNADEWATRGGLVKIDWTNAPFIATYRKFRPRACYWNGPMSISQCAIPTKNNWWSSPLFYKLSANKFGEMSSIRSKYMIYDYCKDVKRFKGVMPIECSLPQY, encoded by the exons ATGGGAAAAATCATAGATTTTACTTCCTTGgctttgatgattattgcaacAATTGTATTTCATTCATATTTAGTCAATGGGATGACATCAAGTAGCATGTATGTAAATTGGGGTGCTCATCATTGTAAACTTCTAGGGGATGATCTTCAACTTGTCCTTGATAAATCTGCAG GCTCTGGTGCTCAATCAAAAAGATCATTTCTATTTGGTAGCTTTGAAATGCTTATCAAATTGGTACCTAACAACTCTGCTGGAACTGTCACAACATACTAT CTATCTTCTACCGGTACCAAGCATGATGAAATCGATTTCGAGTTTTTAGGAAATATATCAGGACAACCTTATATTATACACACTAATATTTACACCCAAGGTGTTGGAAATAGAGAGCAACAATTCTACCCTTGGTTTGATCCAACTGCTGATTTTCACAACTATACCATTCATTGGAATCCCAATACTGTCAT ATGGTACATTGATGGTATTCCAATTAGGGTATTTAGAAACTACCAAGCAAAAGGAATTCCATTCCCAAATCAACAAGGAATGAGAGTCTACACTAGCCTATGGAATGCTGATGAATGGGCAACAAGAGGTGGCCTTGTTAAAATTGATTGGACAAATGCACCATTTATTGCAACTTATAGAAAGTTTAGGCCAAGAGCTTGTTATTGGAATGGACCAATGAGTATTTCCCAATGTGCAATTCCTACAAAAAACAATTGGTGGAGTTCACCTTTATTCTATAAATTGAGCGCAAATAAATTTGGTGAAATGAGCTCAATTAGGAGCAAGTATATGATCTATGATTATTGCAAAGATGTTAAAAGATTCAAGGGAGTTATGCCTATTGAGTGCTCATTGCCACAATACTAG
- the LOC129870612 gene encoding probable xyloglucan endotransglucosylase/hydrolase protein 26 yields the protein MAKIIDFTSLVLMIIATFVFHSYLVNGMTSSSMYVNWGAHHCKLLGEDLQLVLDKSAGSGAQSKNSFLFGSFEMLLKLVPNNSAGTVTTYYLSSTGTKHDEIDFEFLGNISGNPYIIHTNIYTQGVGNREQQFYPWFDPTANFHNYTIHWNPNAVVWFIDGIPIRVFRNYQAKGIPFPNQQGMGVYTSLWNADEWATRGGLVKIDWRNAPFIATYRNFRPRACYWNGPMSISQCAKPTNSNWWSSPLYYKLSANKIGEMNYIRSKNMIYDYCKDFKRFKGVMPIECSFPQY from the exons ATGGCAAAAATCATAGATTTCACTTCCTtggttttgatgattattgcaacATTTGTATTTCATTCATATTTAGTCAATGGGATGACATCAAGTAGCATGTATGTCAATTGGGGTGCTCATCATTGTAAGCTTCTAGGGGAAGATCTTCAACTTGTTCTTGATAAATCTGCAG GCTCTGGTGCCCAATCCAAAAATTCATTTCTCTTTGGTAGCTTTGAAATGCTTCTCAAGTTGGTACCTAACAACTCTGCTGGAACTGTCACGACATACTAC CTATCTTCTACTGGTACCAAGCATGATGAAATCGATTTCGAGTTTTTAGGAAATATATCAGGAAACCCTTATATTATACACACAAATATTTACACCCAAGGTGTTGGAAATAGAGAGCAACAATTCTATCCATGGTTTGATCCAACTGCTAATTTTCACAATTACACTATTCATTGGAACCCCAATGCTGTTGT ATGGTTCATTGATGGTATTCCAATTAGGGTATTTAGAAACTACCAAGCCAAAGGAATTCCATTCCCAAACCAACAAGGAATGGGAGTTTACACTAGCCTATGGAATGCTGATGAATGGGCAACAAGAGGTGGACTTGTTAAAATTGATTGGAGAAATGCACCATTTATTGCAACTTATAGAAATTTTAGACCAAGAGCTTGTTATTGGAATGGACCAATGAGTATTTCCCAATGTGCAAAGCCAACAAACTCCAATTGGTGGAGTTCACCTTTATATTATAAATTGAGTGCAAATAAAATTGGTGAAATGAACTATATTAGGAGCAAGAATATGATCTATGATTATTGCAAAGATTTTAAAAGATTCAAAGGGGTTATGCCTATTGAGTGCTCATTTCCACAATACTAG
- the LOC129870817 gene encoding protein SPEAR3-like has protein sequence MGSNYFGEPNFGNERSSSSSGSSRKSKKNNSEKTNKQPQRGLGVAQLEKIRLHSEMGANYLHNNNPYANNLTQEDMRLQATYSSSSSFSYSASSSTYGFPNHQGIMMGMSGIEGANIRYGDSQPSSRPSTWHPGTVYDPQVYAQPYNMTRHHHNMQVEDSMERRNKDRSDSIGSNSQNSDSNGCQDLDLELRLSL, from the exons atGGGAAGCAATTATTTTGgtgaaccaaactttggaaatGAAAGATCATCATCTTCATCAGGATCATCAAGAAAAAGCAAGAAAAATAATTCAGAAAAAAcaaacaagcagccacaaagagGACTTGGTGTTGCTCAATTAGAGAAAATTAGGTTGCATAGTGAAATGGGTGCTAATTATCTTCACAATAATAATCCTTATGCCAACAATCTCACAcag GAGGATATGAGACTACAAGCAACAtattcatcatcttcatctttttcataCTCAGCATCCTCTTCTACGTATGGTTTTCCCAATCACCAAGGCATTATG ATGGGAATGAGTGGCATTGAAGGAGCAAATATTAGATATGGAGATTCTCAGCCTAGTTCTAGACCAAG TACTTGGCATCCTGGCACAGTGTATGATCCTCAAGTTTATGCTCAACCTTATAATATGACTAGACATCACCATAACATGCAAGTAGAG GATTCAATGGAAAGGAGAAACAAAGATAGAAGTGACTCTATTGGTTCAAATAGTCAAAATTCTGATTCAAATGGGTGTCAAGATTTAGATTTGGAGCTCAGACTTTCCCTTTGA